In one Amia ocellicauda isolate fAmiCal2 chromosome 2, fAmiCal2.hap1, whole genome shotgun sequence genomic region, the following are encoded:
- the cidea gene encoding lipid transferase CIDEA isoform X1, which produces MEYASALSPRSLLRSVSSVSSSLSKRVLFQHEARPRPFRVCSHDRLRRTGVVATTLDDLLAKAANALRLTSATLSLVVDEDGTMVESEDFFQSLETNMQLMLLEDGQRWTPVKDISDRRWSKKSGIAKFTFDLYKLNPKDFIGCLTVKATFYEMYSMSYDFKCTGAKSVLKKVLHYFSCLAQVTGHFLLYTSSYVLQCIGEEEQTAPE; this is translated from the exons ATGGAGTACGCCAGCGCCCTGTCGCCGCGCTCTCTGCTCAG GTCTGTGTCATCGGTCAGCTCCTCGCTCAGCAAACGTGTGCTCTTTCAGCATGAAGCCAGGCCCCGGCCATTCAGGGTCTGCTCCCACGACCGGCTCAGACGCACCGGAGTGGTGGCCACGACGCTGGATGATCTCCTCGCTAAG GCTGCCAACGCGCTCCGGTTGACGTCTGCCACGTTGTCTCTGGTTGTGGACGAAGATGGGACTATGGTTGAGAGTGAGGATTTCTTCCAGTCCCTGGAGACCAACATGCAGTTAATGCTGCTGGAGGATGGGCAAAGATGGACGCCAGTCAAG GACATATCTGACCGAAGATGGTCCAAGAAAAGTGGAATTGCCAAATTCACCTTTGACCTGTATAAGCTGAATCCTAAGGATTTCATTGGATGTCTTACCGTTAAAGCCACGTTTTATGAGATGTACTCCATGTCGTATGACTTTAAATGTACAGGAGCAAAGAGTGTGCTGAA AAAAGTGCTCCACTACTTCTCCTGTCTGGCCCAGGTGACGGGCCACTTCCTCCTGTACACCTCCTCCTATGTGCTGCAGTGTATCGGAGAAGAGGAGCAGACGGCCCCAGAGTAG
- the cidea gene encoding lipid transferase CIDEA isoform X2: MTPVNRAREVTSVSSVSSSLSKRVLFQHEARPRPFRVCSHDRLRRTGVVATTLDDLLAKAANALRLTSATLSLVVDEDGTMVESEDFFQSLETNMQLMLLEDGQRWTPVKDISDRRWSKKSGIAKFTFDLYKLNPKDFIGCLTVKATFYEMYSMSYDFKCTGAKSVLKKVLHYFSCLAQVTGHFLLYTSSYVLQCIGEEEQTAPE, encoded by the exons atgaCGCCGGTCAACAGAGCGAGAGAGGTGAC GTCTGTGTCATCGGTCAGCTCCTCGCTCAGCAAACGTGTGCTCTTTCAGCATGAAGCCAGGCCCCGGCCATTCAGGGTCTGCTCCCACGACCGGCTCAGACGCACCGGAGTGGTGGCCACGACGCTGGATGATCTCCTCGCTAAG GCTGCCAACGCGCTCCGGTTGACGTCTGCCACGTTGTCTCTGGTTGTGGACGAAGATGGGACTATGGTTGAGAGTGAGGATTTCTTCCAGTCCCTGGAGACCAACATGCAGTTAATGCTGCTGGAGGATGGGCAAAGATGGACGCCAGTCAAG GACATATCTGACCGAAGATGGTCCAAGAAAAGTGGAATTGCCAAATTCACCTTTGACCTGTATAAGCTGAATCCTAAGGATTTCATTGGATGTCTTACCGTTAAAGCCACGTTTTATGAGATGTACTCCATGTCGTATGACTTTAAATGTACAGGAGCAAAGAGTGTGCTGAA AAAAGTGCTCCACTACTTCTCCTGTCTGGCCCAGGTGACGGGCCACTTCCTCCTGTACACCTCCTCCTATGTGCTGCAGTGTATCGGAGAAGAGGAGCAGACGGCCCCAGAGTAG
- the tubb6 gene encoding tubulin, beta 6 class V — MREIVHIQAGQCGNQIGTKFWEVISDEHGIDPAGNYVGDSQLQLERINVYYNEASSQKYVPRAVLIDLEPGTMDSVRSGPFGQLFRPDNFIFGQTGAGNNWAKGHYTEGAELVDSVLDVVRKECEHCDCLQGFQLTHSLGGGTGSGMGTLLISKIREEYPDRIMNTFSVMPSPKVSDTVVEPYNATLSVHQLVENTDETYCIDNEALYDICFRTLKLTTPTYGDLNHLVSATMSGVTTSLRFPGQLNADLRKLAVNMVPFPRLHFFMPGFAPLTARGSQQYRALTVPELTQQMFDAKNMMAACDPRHGRYLTVATVFRGPMSMKEVDEQMLAIQNKNSSYFVEWIPNNVKVAVCDIAPRGLKMSSTFIGNSTAIQELFKRISEQFSAMFRRKAFLHWFTGEGMDEMEFTEAESNMNDLVSEYQQYQEATANDGEETFEDEEEELNE, encoded by the exons ATGAGGGAAATAGTTCACATACAGGCTGGCCAGTGCGGCAACCAAATCGGAACAAAG TTCTGGGAAGTGATCAGCGACGAGCACGGCATCGATCCGGCAGGAAACTATGTCGGTGATTCACAGCTGCAGCTGGAAAGAATAAACGTCTACTACAATGAGGCATCCT CCCAGAAGTATGTTCCCCGAGCCGTGCTGATTGACCTGGAGCCGGGGACGATGGACAGCGTCCGGTCTGGACCGTTCGGACAGCTCTTCAGACCCGACAACTTCATTTTCG ggcAAACAGGTGCGGGGAACAACTGGGCAAAAGGCCACTACACAGAGGGGGCGGAGCTTGTGGATTCAGTGCTGGATGTGGTGAGGAAAGAATGCGAACACTGCGACTGCCTGCAGGGCTTCCAGCTCACCCACTCGCTGGGCGGGGGCACGGGCTCGGGCATGGGCACGCTGCTCATCAGCAAGATCCGCGAGGAGTACCCCGACCGCATCATGAATACCTTCAGCGTCATGCCCTCGCCCAAGGTGTCAGACACGGTGGTGGAGCCCTACAATGCCACCCTGTCGGTGCACCAGCTGGTGGAGAACACGGACGAGACCTACTGCATCGACAATGAGGCGCTGTATGACATCTGCTTCCGCACACTGAAGCTCACCACCCCCACCTACGGTGACCTCAACCACCTGGTGTCCGCCACCATGAGTGGGGTCACCACCTCGCTGCGCTTCCCTGGCCAGCTCAACGCCGATCTCCGCAAGCTGGCTGTTAACATGGTCCCCTTCCCCCGGCTGCACTTCTTCATGCCAGGCTTTGCCCCCCTGACCGCCCGGGGCAGCCAGCAGTACCGCGCCCTCACGGTGCCTGAGCTCACCCAGCAGATGTTCGATGCCAAGAACATGATGGCCGCCTGCGACCCGCGCCACGGCCGCTACCTGACGGTGGCCACGGTCTTCCGCGGACCCATGTCCATGAAGGAGGTGGACGAGCAGATGCTGGCCATCCAGAACAAGAACAGCAGCTACTTTGTGGAGTGGATCCCCAACAACGTCAAGGTGGCGGTCTGCGACATCGCGCCCCGCGGCCTGAAGATGTCTTCCACCTTCATCGGCAACAGCACGGCCATCCAGGAGCTGTTCAAGCGCATCTCGGAGCAGTTCTCGGCCATGTTCCGGAGAAAGGCCTTCCTGCACTGGTTCACCGGAGAGGGTATGGATGAGATGGAGTTCACGGAGGCCGAGAGCAACATGAATGACCTGGTCTCTGAGTACCAGCAGTACCAGGAGGCCACCGCTAACGACGGGGAAGAGACATTCgaagacgaggaggaggagctcAATGAATAA